The nucleotide window GCGGTCAATACATCGTCGAGAGTGACCACACCGAGAGGCCGCCGCCCGTCGCTGACCAGCACCATGTGCCGCCGTTCGCGACGCATGGCCAGCAGAAGGTCGGCCAACGTACGCTCCGGCGGCACCACCGCCAACGGCCGGTAGACGTCGGCCGGCACCGGGGACCGGCGGCCCTGCCCGGCGTACCCGAGCACGTCCTTGACGTGCACGAAGCCGAGCACCCGACGGGTCGACCGCTGCACCACCGGGAACCGGGACCGGCCGGTCCGGGTCGCCAGCACCTCCAGCGACGCCGGCGAGACGTCCTCGGCCACCGTCACCACCGTCGACCACGGTTGCAGCGCGTCCGCCGCCGTCCGCGCGTGCAGGGCCAACGCGCCGGTGATCCGCGCGTGCTGCTCCGCATCGAGCAACCCCTCGGTCCGTGCCTGCGAGACCAACCCGGCCAACTCCTCGGCCGTGAACACCGTCTTCACCGACTCGGACGCCTCGATCCGCCAGAACGCGAGCACGCGCCGGGCCGCCCATTTCATAGCGAGCAACAACGGTTTGGTGGCCACACAGAACGCCAGCATCGCCGGGCCGAGCCAGAGTGCGGAAACCTCCGGACCGGCCAGCGTGATGTTCTTCGGCACCATCTCGCCGACGACAGTGTGCAGAAAGACCACCACACCCAGTGCCAGCACGAACGCCACCGGGTGCACCGCCCGCTCCGGCAGGCCG belongs to Micromonospora ureilytica and includes:
- a CDS encoding hemolysin family protein, which encodes MTELLVTVLLLLGNGFFVGSEFALIASRRTVIEPLAAGSKRARWALSAMNQIPLMIAGAQLGITVCSLGLGAIAEPALAHLLEPPFHAAGLPERAVHPVAFVLALGVVVFLHTVVGEMVPKNITLAGPEVSALWLGPAMLAFCVATKPLLLAMKWAARRVLAFWRIEASESVKTVFTAEELAGLVSQARTEGLLDAEQHARITGALALHARTAADALQPWSTVVTVAEDVSPASLEVLATRTGRSRFPVVQRSTRRVLGFVHVKDVLGYAGQGRRSPVPADVYRPLAVVPPERTLADLLLAMRRERRHMVLVSDGRRPLGVVTLDDVLTAIVG